One genomic window of Desulfurococcus mucosus DSM 2162 includes the following:
- a CDS encoding chromatin protein Cren7, whose translation MPCTEKVKVKTPSGRELELVPVKVWQLNPRGRKGVKVGLFQDPESGRYFRTKVPENYPLCS comes from the coding sequence ATGCCATGTACAGAGAAAGTAAAGGTGAAAACCCCGAGTGGTAGAGAACTCGAGCTAGTACCTGTAAAGGTGTGGCAGCTTAACCCGAGAGGTAGGAAAGGCGTCAAGGTAGGGTTATTCCAGGATCCGGAGTCCGGGAGATACTTCAGGACGAAGGTTCCAGAAAACTACCCGCTCTGCAGCTAG
- a CDS encoding ATP-binding protein, translating into MSMQYLVDKGIEYAHKAVSADKAGDYESAIKYYNAAIDLLSKYLKLYPDSPLAETYRDLIQKYRNRVSILEKYVSGSVKIGGPQGEASIDDVVEVLEPDKRSNKNTFKDLVDLEEVKQALKRSVIYPVKTPQLYPLGWSQGILLFGPPGCGKTELAIALANEIDAVLINVSPATIMSKWLGDAEKNVKKVFDKAREYASQDKPVIIFIDEVDSLLQPLGNEVGGEKRMRNQFLIEMDGLKSKENKKMPLFVVGATNKPWTLDIGFIRRFEKRIYVPPPNKEVRKQLFIHYIGKLKDVYSIDSIDYDKLAELTENYSPADIASIVKEVQNNVAEELNEKGLSKPEDIKSLRPLTTDDFIKVIEKRKPSIDPSWLEAYKEWQDKYGAS; encoded by the coding sequence ATGAGCATGCAGTACCTGGTTGATAAAGGCATAGAGTACGCGCATAAAGCCGTCTCAGCTGATAAGGCCGGAGACTACGAGTCCGCTATCAAGTACTATAATGCAGCCATAGACCTGCTCTCAAAATACCTGAAGCTGTACCCCGACTCCCCTCTCGCAGAGACGTACAGGGATCTAATACAGAAGTACAGGAATCGCGTCAGCATACTGGAGAAATATGTCTCAGGCTCAGTTAAAATCGGGGGACCCCAGGGAGAGGCAAGCATAGACGACGTCGTCGAAGTCCTAGAACCCGATAAAAGAAGCAACAAGAACACCTTCAAGGACCTAGTGGATCTCGAAGAAGTTAAACAGGCGTTGAAGCGATCCGTGATATATCCGGTGAAAACGCCGCAACTGTACCCACTAGGGTGGTCTCAAGGCATACTGCTGTTCGGACCGCCTGGCTGCGGGAAAACGGAGCTGGCAATAGCGTTAGCCAACGAGATAGATGCAGTCCTAATAAATGTGAGCCCAGCAACCATAATGAGTAAATGGCTTGGCGACGCTGAGAAAAACGTGAAGAAAGTGTTCGACAAGGCAAGGGAATACGCGTCCCAGGACAAGCCCGTGATAATATTCATAGATGAAGTAGACAGCCTACTACAGCCACTTGGAAACGAGGTCGGCGGAGAGAAGAGGATGAGAAACCAGTTCCTCATAGAGATGGATGGGTTGAAGAGCAAGGAGAACAAGAAGATGCCGTTGTTCGTCGTCGGCGCAACAAACAAGCCGTGGACACTGGACATAGGCTTCATAAGGAGATTCGAGAAGAGGATATATGTACCGCCACCCAACAAGGAGGTAAGGAAACAGTTATTCATACACTACATAGGCAAGCTGAAAGACGTCTACTCCATCGACAGCATAGATTACGACAAGCTCGCTGAGCTAACGGAAAACTATAGTCCAGCAGACATTGCAAGCATCGTGAAGGAGGTTCAAAACAACGTCGCGGAGGAGCTGAACGAGAAGGGCTTGTCGAAGCCCGAGGACATAAAGTCCCTACGGCCTCTAACCACGGATGACTTCATCAAAGTAATAGAGAAGAGAAAGCCCAGCATTGATCCCTCATGGCTCGAGGCATACAAGGAGTGGCAGGATAAGTACGGTGCATCATAA
- a CDS encoding ACT domain-containing protein, which translates to MEADIMQRDGVNISSIVRSIVEADPCLVEALRSGYVNYSRLSEIIAEAVREDYGMQCSASAVKMALLRSRMNTTTPSPMSKVFRVLAESSIELKTSLVIATYDSNILHDVLNAMSRLTGKTRFISVAQGVDNITVIMNKEVFDSFSKLVNHDPIWVKADVSAIVVISPVENIETPGFVSYITTLLARRKVNILQIMSAHSDTIIVVDRGDALEAFKALETAVARAREASKKAS; encoded by the coding sequence TTGGAGGCTGACATAATGCAACGGGACGGCGTGAACATCAGCAGCATAGTTAGGAGCATTGTCGAAGCTGATCCATGCCTCGTGGAAGCATTGAGAAGCGGTTACGTAAACTACAGCAGACTATCCGAGATAATAGCCGAGGCTGTGAGAGAAGACTACGGTATGCAGTGCTCAGCCAGTGCTGTTAAAATGGCTCTGCTACGTAGCAGGATGAACACGACCACGCCATCCCCCATGTCAAAGGTCTTCAGAGTCCTGGCTGAGAGCAGCATCGAGCTCAAGACGAGTCTAGTAATAGCAACCTACGACTCAAACATACTCCACGACGTTCTCAATGCTATGAGCAGGCTGACTGGTAAGACGCGTTTCATATCGGTTGCTCAAGGCGTAGACAATATAACTGTGATAATGAATAAAGAAGTATTCGACTCCTTCTCGAAGCTGGTGAACCACGACCCAATATGGGTTAAAGCCGATGTATCAGCCATAGTTGTAATCAGCCCTGTTGAAAACATTGAGACCCCTGGCTTCGTATCCTACATAACCACACTGCTCGCCAGGAGAAAGGTGAATATTCTCCAAATAATGTCAGCACATAGCGATACAATCATAGTCGTAGACAGGGGAGACGCATTAGAGGCCTTCAAGGCTCTCGAAACAGCTGTAGCTAGGGCTAGAGAGGCTTCGAAAAAAGCTAGTTAG
- a CDS encoding asparagine synthetase A — protein MVAVTGVLTWDGLEVEEYRVLHKPLKPEKICVDDVPSDPGEYARNYHVYVRHPRVLRAVKTYSMVLKAMRSILDEHGFTELPSPIIGYVSDPGLRGAVKASIKMYGKVYEVQSSVIMYKQLYASLLGKIYYAARNLRVEPVENASTGRHLAEFTQLDVEASLTTADDVMMLAEETLYGAVKHLLNYHSGLLTREEERFLEETIIKPPYPRIDYDSAVELLRRKGFTVEHGRELSFDAEAALGDIYGTPVWIQGFPTSSRGFYYIPDPGKPGYNVDYNLILPSRAGEVLDGGCREYRYEHLVDRIKHHGEPLGKYKWFLELAEAGAIQPTCGWGLGVERLVRYIHRLPHVAYASPHPRIPGVIGP, from the coding sequence ATGGTGGCTGTGACCGGGGTTCTCACATGGGACGGCTTGGAAGTCGAGGAGTACAGGGTTCTACATAAGCCGCTGAAACCCGAGAAGATATGCGTCGACGATGTTCCCAGCGACCCCGGCGAGTATGCACGGAACTACCATGTGTACGTCAGGCACCCCAGGGTTCTGAGGGCTGTGAAAACATACTCCATGGTGTTGAAGGCTATGAGGAGTATTCTAGACGAACACGGCTTCACGGAACTACCCTCCCCAATAATAGGTTACGTGAGTGATCCAGGATTAAGAGGCGCTGTAAAGGCGTCAATCAAAATGTATGGAAAGGTATATGAGGTTCAGAGCAGTGTAATCATGTATAAACAGCTCTACGCTTCCCTCCTAGGGAAGATATATTATGCAGCCAGGAACCTAAGGGTGGAGCCCGTTGAAAACGCCTCCACCGGGAGACATCTCGCCGAGTTCACCCAGCTAGACGTGGAGGCATCCCTTACCACCGCCGACGACGTGATGATGCTCGCCGAGGAAACTCTATATGGGGCTGTTAAACACTTACTCAACTATCACAGTGGGCTCCTCACACGTGAAGAAGAACGCTTCCTAGAGGAAACCATCATCAAGCCACCCTATCCGAGGATAGACTATGACTCAGCGGTAGAACTATTGAGGCGGAAGGGCTTCACAGTCGAACATGGAAGGGAGCTAAGCTTCGACGCTGAGGCAGCACTAGGGGATATCTATGGAACACCAGTGTGGATACAGGGATTCCCTACGAGTAGCCGCGGATTCTACTACATCCCGGATCCAGGGAAACCCGGCTACAACGTAGACTACAACCTCATCCTACCAAGCCGTGCAGGCGAGGTCCTGGATGGTGGGTGCAGGGAATACAGGTACGAGCACCTGGTCGACAGGATAAAGCACCATGGAGAACCACTCGGGAAGTACAAGTGGTTCCTTGAACTGGCTGAAGCCGGGGCTATTCAGCCCACATGTGGATGGGGTCTCGGCGTAGAGAGGCTGGTCAGGTATATACATAGATTGCCCCATGTAGCCTATGCATCGCCCCACCCAAGGATCCCTGGTGTAATAGGGCCCTAG
- a CDS encoding phosphohydrolase, with translation MVLVSPKLIESMLSGNPLLKQAYTMLVNDPEVQALWSMANVMAVNRLRYNDHGPVHAHIAAGASLYIYQLLLSKGVQPSLLRDGVVDDVGYTWLVPLLGSLLHDVGNSVHRDMHERIGAVIAMPILDRVLGKLIQDQSIRVKLRQEVMHAIYCTSYDVECLTYEAGCVKVGDGVDMAEGRARVPYRLGGVSIHSVSALSIKSVEILPSERVSVRINVNMTERAGIFQVDEILIPKISSTPLRSHIEVYALIGDTVVKSYIP, from the coding sequence ATGGTTTTAGTTAGCCCGAAACTCATTGAGTCAATGCTCTCCGGTAACCCCTTGCTTAAACAGGCGTACACTATGCTTGTCAATGATCCCGAGGTTCAAGCTCTTTGGAGCATGGCCAACGTGATGGCTGTTAACCGTTTAAGGTACAATGACCACGGCCCCGTCCACGCGCATATAGCTGCCGGTGCATCCCTCTACATATACCAGTTGCTTCTCTCGAAAGGTGTTCAACCATCATTACTGAGGGACGGCGTAGTGGATGATGTAGGGTACACGTGGCTGGTGCCGTTGTTAGGCTCGCTCCTCCACGACGTAGGCAACAGTGTTCACAGGGATATGCATGAGAGGATTGGCGCAGTAATAGCCATGCCTATTTTGGATAGGGTGCTCGGTAAACTCATACAGGATCAAAGCATCAGGGTTAAGCTGAGGCAGGAAGTGATGCATGCCATATACTGCACCAGCTACGACGTGGAGTGCCTTACATACGAGGCTGGATGCGTTAAAGTAGGGGATGGAGTGGATATGGCTGAGGGAAGGGCTAGAGTACCATACAGGCTTGGCGGAGTCTCGATACATAGTGTTTCAGCACTTAGCATTAAATCAGTCGAGATACTTCCATCCGAAAGAGTATCTGTCAGGATAAACGTCAACATGACTGAGCGTGCAGGCATATTCCAGGTGGACGAAATACTCATCCCGAAGATCTCGTCGACACCGCTGAGGAGCCATATAGAGGTATATGCTTTGATAGGTGATACAGTGGTTAAATCGTATATACCGTAG
- a CDS encoding PA14 domain-containing protein, with product METTLSLKGVALQTVSLKLVKPGLLNGVRTRFYTWSEGAPPREPGALPYIAETISPRIDFTWFDKPHEKVPSKRFIAEFKGFIKIDYPGTYRFYVVSSDGAILSVDGRVLVDAWFDQPPRLHSSPEIVLGRGYRRIRLLYYNRDGIGEVTLGWIRPDGVAESIPSDRYYFSIGEHAFITGLPDGYVVRLLPLRDEALEKQCVSVMNICMVSIPWEEQPLEAYLSIYRGSGEVFARFTEPVTLFGGDEYSVYYAKH from the coding sequence GTGGAGACCACTCTGAGTCTGAAAGGGGTAGCCTTGCAGACAGTGTCGCTGAAACTGGTTAAACCAGGCTTGCTCAACGGGGTGAGAACGCGTTTCTACACGTGGAGTGAGGGAGCTCCTCCGAGAGAGCCCGGTGCCCTGCCATACATTGCTGAAACCATTAGCCCCCGCATAGACTTCACATGGTTCGATAAGCCGCATGAGAAGGTCCCCTCCAAGAGGTTCATTGCGGAGTTCAAGGGGTTCATAAAGATAGATTATCCTGGCACCTATAGGTTCTACGTGGTCTCAAGTGATGGTGCAATACTTTCAGTAGATGGCAGGGTACTTGTCGACGCGTGGTTCGACCAGCCCCCGAGGCTCCATAGCAGCCCGGAGATAGTGCTCGGCAGGGGATACAGGAGGATTAGGCTACTCTACTATAACAGGGATGGAATCGGGGAGGTAACCCTTGGTTGGATAAGGCCGGACGGCGTTGCCGAGTCCATCCCGAGTGACAGATACTACTTCTCAATAGGGGAACACGCATTCATAACTGGGCTGCCGGACGGATACGTTGTGAGGCTACTGCCCCTGAGGGATGAAGCACTTGAGAAGCAATGCGTATCCGTGATGAACATATGTATGGTGAGCATTCCATGGGAGGAGCAACCACTGGAAGCATACTTAAGCATATATCGGGGAAGCGGGGAGGTCTTCGCGAGATTCACTGAGCCAGTAACGCTCTTCGGCGGCGATGAATACTCAGTGTATTACGCTAAGCACTAG
- a CDS encoding class II glutamine amidotransferase, whose translation MCRLFGLYANRPVDVYFSFFESPMGSMVEFSHENPSGWGIAWLDEGGWHVYKEPLPLYSSAKAREVIQRRARGRIVVSHVRLASVGDRRRGNTHPWLYRSWVFAHNGTIHDRRALLGLLDERHRSLDGDTDSEAFFHLVVQEAEEYGDPVEGIRRAVEKIIAEGIGFSSLNFIASDGERLYALRYATTSLDYYTLYYRERPGEGFELRKLSKETRQLIAMKLAYRERAVLVASEPMSDEPYWNPIPNKHLIVVNSGLDIELIPMKTPSN comes from the coding sequence ATGTGTCGGCTATTTGGCCTATATGCTAACAGGCCTGTTGACGTCTATTTCAGCTTCTTCGAGTCTCCCATGGGTAGCATGGTGGAGTTTTCGCATGAGAACCCTAGTGGTTGGGGTATTGCATGGCTCGATGAAGGCGGCTGGCATGTCTACAAGGAGCCTCTACCCCTGTACTCCTCAGCTAAGGCTAGAGAGGTCATCCAAAGACGTGCCCGCGGCAGGATAGTGGTGTCCCATGTCAGGCTTGCCAGTGTCGGGGATCGTAGACGCGGAAACACTCATCCATGGCTGTACAGGAGCTGGGTTTTCGCACATAATGGGACAATACATGATAGGCGGGCACTACTGGGTCTTCTCGACGAAAGACACCGTAGCCTTGACGGCGACACGGATTCTGAGGCATTCTTCCACCTAGTCGTCCAGGAGGCTGAAGAATATGGGGACCCCGTGGAGGGTATTAGGAGGGCTGTCGAGAAGATCATTGCCGAGGGCATTGGCTTTTCATCGCTAAACTTCATTGCTAGCGATGGTGAGAGACTTTACGCCTTGAGATATGCTACTACAAGCCTAGACTACTACACGCTCTACTACAGGGAGAGGCCTGGGGAGGGTTTTGAACTGAGGAAGCTGTCGAAGGAGACGCGGCAGCTTATAGCAATGAAGCTTGCCTACAGGGAAAGAGCCGTGCTGGTAGCCTCTGAACCTATGAGTGATGAACCATACTGGAATCCCATACCGAACAAACACTTAATAGTAGTGAACTCAGGCCTCGACATAGAGTTAATACCGATGAAAACCCCATCCAATTAG